The DNA window CCATGGTCCGCAGAATCCCGTCCCGGAGGATGTCGATCGAGCGGCACACCCCCGCCTCGCCGCCGGCCATCAGCCCGTACAGGTAGGCCCGCCCGACCAGCGTGCAGCGGGCCCCCAGCGCGATCGCGGCGACGATGTCGGCGCCCGACATGATGCCCGTGTCCACCAAGATCTCGGTGTCTTTCCCAAGCTCACGCGCGACCGTCGGCAGCAGGTGAAACGGCACCGGGGCCCGGTCCAGCTGACGCCCGCCGTGATTGGACAGCACGATGCCGTCGACGCCGCGGTCGACGACGGAACGCGCGTCCTCGAGCGTCTGAATCCCTTTCACGACAAGCTTTCCGGGCCATTGCTCCTTGATCCACTCCAGGTCGTCGAAGGTGAGGCTGGGATCGAACATCGTGCTCAAATACTCGGCGACGGTGCCCGGCCAGCGATCCAGCGAGGCGAACGCCAGCGGCTCGGTGGTCAGCAGGTCGAACCACCACTTCGGGTGCGGCACGGCGTCCAGCACGGTGCGCAGCGTCAGCGTCGGCGGGATCGTCATGCCGTTGCGGTTATCCCGCAGCCGGGCACCGGAGACGGGAACGTCGACGGTGGCCAGCAGCGTGTCGAAACCCGCATCGGCGGCGCGCCGCACCAGCGCCATCGAGCGCTCGCGATCGCGCCACATGTAGAGCTGGAACCACTTTCGGCCCTGGGGAACGGCGGTCACCAGATCCTCGATCGCACAGGTGCCCAGTGTGGACAGTGAAAAGGGGATCCCTGCCCGGGCCGCCGCCTGCGCGCCGGCGATCTCGCCCTCGGTGTGCATCAAGCGGGTGAATCCGGTGGGCGCGATTCCGAACGGCAGCACGACCGGCTGGCCCAGCACGTTCCAGCCGGCGTTGACGTTGCTCACGTCGCGCAGGATCGTCGGGTGAAACTCGATGTCGCGGAAGGCTTGTCGAGCGCGCTCGAGGGAAAGCTCGTCCTCGGCGGCGCCGTCGGTGTAATCGAACGCCGCCCTCGGGGTGCGGCGCTTGGCGATTTTTCGCAGATCCTGGATCGTGTAGGCGGACTCGAGCCGGCGCCTGGTCGCGTCCAACCGCGGTCGCTTGAACTGAATCAGCGGCGCGAGATCGCGCACCTTGGGCACTCGTCGTTGGACCGCCATGTGTGCAACCGTAGTCACATGGCACCGGCGAGCGACCCCTTCGACCTCGAGCGGTTCGTCGACGCGCAGGCACCGGTGTACGGCGACGTGGTCGACGAGCTGCGCTCGGGACGAAAACGCAGTCACTGGATGTGGTTTGTCTTCCCGCAGCTGCGCGGCCTGGGCGGCAGCCCGACCGCGCTGCACTACGGCATCTCGTCGCTCGACGAGGCCCGCGCATACCTGCGGCATGAGCTGCTCGGGCCGCGCTTGCGCGAGTGCGCCCGGCTGGTCAGCGCGGTGCAGGGGCGATCGGTCGGGCAGATTTTCGGCTCCCCGGACGACCTCAAGCTGCGCTCGTCGATGACGCTGTTCGCCCGCGCCACCGACGACAACGAGGACTTCGTCGCGGTACTCGACAAGTACTACGACGGCCGCCAAGACTCGCTGACTCTGGAACGCCTAGGCCGGGCTTAAAATCCGCCAGCCGTGCGGTTCCACGACTAACGCGTCCACCACCTCCTGCGGCGGGGCCGCCGATCCGCCGACAACCTCTGCGCGGGACGTGCCCAGCTCCGGCAGCGACACACGCAGCGGCTGGTCGTCGATATTGAGCACCACCAGCAGGGCGTCGTCACCGTTGCGCGTCTCATAGACGTAGTGCCGGTTCTCCAGCAGCCGTGCGGTGACGGACGCCGCGTGCAGCCAGGGGTAGCGGCGACGCAGCCCGATCAGATACTGGTGCAACCGCCAGATCTCGACGCCGTCATCGTCCAATTGCAATGGGGGAGAGCTGAATTCGGGACGCACCGCGTCATCGCCGCCGTACCTCTCTTCCTTGACGCCCCGGAACCCCAGCTCGTCGCCGGCGTACACGCTGGGCACCCCGCCGGCGGTGAGCAACAGCACCAGCGCGTGGGCCACGTGTTCGGGGTTTTCCAGCCGGCTGGCGATGCGGGTGACGTCGTGGTTGCCGATGAACGTCAGCGGCGCGAATTCGGCCAGAAACTCGTTGTGGCGCTGCAGCGCCCAATCGAGTTCGAAGAAGTTGCGGTCGTTGATGCTGCTCCAGATCGCCTTCCACAGCTCGTATTGCGTGGCCGAGTCGAAGGTCGCGGCCCGCACGACCGCGGCGTAATCGCCGTGGATGAGTTCGCCGACGAACCAGGCGTCCGGGTGGCGCTCGCGGACCCTCGGCAGGGTCGACGCCCAGAAGTGTTGCGGCACGGCGTACGCCGCATCGAGGCGCCAGCCGTCGGCGCCGCGGCCCAGCCAGTGCGTCATGACGTCGACGGTGTAGTCGGCCACTTCGGGGTTGTCGTGGTTGAGGGTGATCAGTCCGGAGTGGCCCTCAAAGGTGTGGAAGCGGCCGCGCCGGCCGCGAAACCAGCGGGAGGCCACGTCATCGCCGTCGGCCGCAGCGCGAAGGCGGGCGAAGTCCTCCCCGACGTGATTGAACACCCCGTCGAGGAGCACGCGCAGGCCGCGCCGATGCGCCTCGGCGACCAGGTGGTCGAAATCGGCATCGTCACCCAGCCGGGGATCGATGCGGTAGTGGTCGGTGGTGTCGTAACCGTGTGTGCGCGAGGCGAAGACGGGCCCCAGCGCAATACCCGAGGCCCCAAGCTCGATG is part of the Mycobacterium mantenii genome and encodes:
- a CDS encoding alpha-amylase family glycosyl hydrolase, with protein sequence MTSAVTGPAWVQHAIWWQVYPLGFVGAFPAPQSGEPPQPSEHRLRRLVDWLDHAIELGASGIALGPVFASRTHGYDTTDHYRIDPRLGDDADFDHLVAEAHRRGLRVLLDGVFNHVGEDFARLRAAADGDDVASRWFRGRRGRFHTFEGHSGLITLNHDNPEVADYTVDVMTHWLGRGADGWRLDAAYAVPQHFWASTLPRVRERHPDAWFVGELIHGDYAAVVRAATFDSATQYELWKAIWSSINDRNFFELDWALQRHNEFLAEFAPLTFIGNHDVTRIASRLENPEHVAHALVLLLTAGGVPSVYAGDELGFRGVKEERYGGDDAVRPEFSSPPLQLDDDGVEIWRLHQYLIGLRRRYPWLHAASVTARLLENRHYVYETRNGDDALLVVLNIDDQPLRVSLPELGTSRAEVVGGSAAPPQEVVDALVVEPHGWRILSPA
- a CDS encoding alpha-hydroxy acid oxidase, translated to MAVQRRVPKVRDLAPLIQFKRPRLDATRRRLESAYTIQDLRKIAKRRTPRAAFDYTDGAAEDELSLERARQAFRDIEFHPTILRDVSNVNAGWNVLGQPVVLPFGIAPTGFTRLMHTEGEIAGAQAAARAGIPFSLSTLGTCAIEDLVTAVPQGRKWFQLYMWRDRERSMALVRRAADAGFDTLLATVDVPVSGARLRDNRNGMTIPPTLTLRTVLDAVPHPKWWFDLLTTEPLAFASLDRWPGTVAEYLSTMFDPSLTFDDLEWIKEQWPGKLVVKGIQTLEDARSVVDRGVDGIVLSNHGGRQLDRAPVPFHLLPTVARELGKDTEILVDTGIMSGADIVAAIALGARCTLVGRAYLYGLMAGGEAGVCRSIDILRDGILRTMALLGVTCLEELSPRHVTQLKRLGPVQPPA
- a CDS encoding DUF1810 domain-containing protein is translated as MAPASDPFDLERFVDAQAPVYGDVVDELRSGRKRSHWMWFVFPQLRGLGGSPTALHYGISSLDEARAYLRHELLGPRLRECARLVSAVQGRSVGQIFGSPDDLKLRSSMTLFARATDDNEDFVAVLDKYYDGRQDSLTLERLGRA